One Babylonia areolata isolate BAREFJ2019XMU chromosome 20, ASM4173473v1, whole genome shotgun sequence DNA segment encodes these proteins:
- the LOC143295516 gene encoding sulfotransferase 1B1-like isoform X1: protein MIVAAKLKDRHGNDIYYGNGGDIWFAPSLHIQDYREHLKKIRHMELRDDDVILASFLRSGTFWHHQILYMLLHNTTDYVGRMEQDHFEWTEFEKLSRPEGPQTYATHLRYHHLPQQAREKKVKVIYCYRNPKDCWVSLYNLAHDVKLVPSYEGTWSHFFDLMIDSGYWYGDWFDHVLDWEKAKSDYPGIFFSCYELMKKDPVGQIMKIDQFLGLNRGRQLCEQIAEACQFSKLKAAKEPQNPEIHGENAWKKGSAGFYRKGEIGDWKNWFTVAQSEQLDAVFKKRMSESKLPFFFE, encoded by the exons ATGATCGTAGCAGCCAAACTCAAGGATCGTCATGGCAACGACATTTACTATGGAAACGGTGGTGATATATGGTTCGCCCCATCTCTGCACATTCAGGACTACAGGGAACACCTGAAAAAGATACGTCATATGGAACTGCGGGATGATGATGTCATTCTTGCGTCATTTCTTAGAAGTG GTACCTTCTGGCATCACCAGATCCTTTACATGCTGTTGCACAATACCACGGACTATGTGGGTCGAATGGAGCAGGACCATTTTGAGTGGACAGAATTTGAAAAGCTGTCCAGACCTGAGGGGCCACAGACCTACGCCACCCATCTGAG GTATCACCATCTACCCCAGCAAGCAagagagaagaaggtgaaggtcatCTACTGTTACCGGAACCCCAAGGACTGTTGGGTGTCTCTCTACAACCTTGCCCATGACGTAAAACTCGTACCATCCTATGAGGGCACATGGTCCCACTTCTTCGATCTCATGATCGACTCTGGAT actGGTACGGGGACTGGTTTGATCACGTGTTGGACTGGGAGAAAGCAAAGAGCGACTATCCAGGTATCTTCTTCTCCTGCTACGAGCTGATGAAGAAG GATCCTGTGGGACAGATCATGAAGATAGACCAGTTCCTGGGCCTCAACAGGGGCAGACAACTGTGTGAACAAATCGCTGAAGCCTGTCAGTTCTCCAAACTGAAGGCAGCGAAAGAACCTCAGAACCCAGAGATCCACGGAGAGAATGCGTGGAAGAAGGGTAGTGCCGGATTTTACCGGAAAG GGGAGATCGGAGACTGGAAGAACTGGTTCACGGTGGCACAGAGTGAACAACTTGACGCTGTCTTCAAGAAACGGATGTCGGAGAGTAAGCTCCCCTTCTTCTTTGAATGA
- the LOC143295516 gene encoding sulfotransferase 1C2-like isoform X2, with translation MLLHNTTDYVGRMEQDHFEWTEFEKLSRPEGPQTYATHLRYHHLPQQAREKKVKVIYCYRNPKDCWVSLYNLAHDVKLVPSYEGTWSHFFDLMIDSGYWYGDWFDHVLDWEKAKSDYPGIFFSCYELMKKDPVGQIMKIDQFLGLNRGRQLCEQIAEACQFSKLKAAKEPQNPEIHGENAWKKGSAGFYRKGEIGDWKNWFTVAQSEQLDAVFKKRMSESKLPFFFE, from the exons ATGCTGTTGCACAATACCACGGACTATGTGGGTCGAATGGAGCAGGACCATTTTGAGTGGACAGAATTTGAAAAGCTGTCCAGACCTGAGGGGCCACAGACCTACGCCACCCATCTGAG GTATCACCATCTACCCCAGCAAGCAagagagaagaaggtgaaggtcatCTACTGTTACCGGAACCCCAAGGACTGTTGGGTGTCTCTCTACAACCTTGCCCATGACGTAAAACTCGTACCATCCTATGAGGGCACATGGTCCCACTTCTTCGATCTCATGATCGACTCTGGAT actGGTACGGGGACTGGTTTGATCACGTGTTGGACTGGGAGAAAGCAAAGAGCGACTATCCAGGTATCTTCTTCTCCTGCTACGAGCTGATGAAGAAG GATCCTGTGGGACAGATCATGAAGATAGACCAGTTCCTGGGCCTCAACAGGGGCAGACAACTGTGTGAACAAATCGCTGAAGCCTGTCAGTTCTCCAAACTGAAGGCAGCGAAAGAACCTCAGAACCCAGAGATCCACGGAGAGAATGCGTGGAAGAAGGGTAGTGCCGGATTTTACCGGAAAG GGGAGATCGGAGACTGGAAGAACTGGTTCACGGTGGCACAGAGTGAACAACTTGACGCTGTCTTCAAGAAACGGATGTCGGAGAGTAAGCTCCCCTTCTTCTTTGAATGA